The nucleotide sequence CAGGCCGCGGGATCCGCCGGCGCCGGAAGTACTGCAGCAGCAGGAACCCGAACAGCATGAAGTAGGCGGCGAAACCGAACACCAGCATCACGACGCCGGCTGCCTCGGTCGGGTGGTTCTTGTACGCGACGTAGATCACACCGGTGGCACCCAGGAAGATGGATGCGCCGAGGATGGTCCTCCATTCGACTTTCACTAGTGACCGACCTTCGTGAGCATGTCAGGGTGGTTGGCGTCCCAGACCGGGCGCTCCGAGCGGATCGGGGGCAGGGCCTCGAAGTTGTGCTCCGGCGGCGGCGAGGAGCAGGCCCACTCGAGGGTCTGACCGTCCCAGGGATTGTCGCCGGCGAGCTCCCCGTGGCGGTAGGAGTGGAAGAAGTTCCACACGCTTATCAGCACACCGAAGCCAGCGATGTACGCACCCAAGCTCGACAGGAGGTTCAGGAAGTTCCAGCCGAGGTGGCCGTCGTAGGTCTCGATACGGCGGGGCATCCCCCGCAGGCCGAGGTCGTGCTGGGGGAAGAACGTCAGGTTGAACCCGATGAACAGGATCACGAAGCTCAGCACGCCGAGCCGCTCGTCCAGCTTGCGGCCGGTCATCTTCGGATACCAGTAGTAGATCCCCGCGAAACCGGCGAATGCCGAGCCGCCGAACATCACGTAGTGGAAGTGGGCGACGACGAAGTAGGTGTTGTGCAGCTGGAAGTCGAGCACCGGCTGGGCGAGGATGACGCCGGTGATACCTCCGAAGAGGAAGCAGGCCAAGAACCCCAGGCAGAACAACGTGGCGGTGTTGACGACCAGGGTCCCCCGCCACATCGTGCCGAGCCAGTTGAAGAACTTGATCCCGGTCGGGACGGCGATCAAGAGCGAAAGGGCAGCGAAGAACGGGAGCAGCACCGCCCCCGTCGTGTACATGTGGTGCGCCCACACACCCATCGACAGGGCGCCGATCGACAGGGTCGCGCCGACCATGCCCTTGTAGCCGAAAACCGGCTTCTTGGAATTCGTCGCCAGCACCTCGGTGACGATGCCGAAGTACGGCAGGGCGAGGATGTACACCTCCGGGTGGCCGAAGAACCAGAACAGGTTCTGCCACAGGATCGGTTGGCCCCCGTGGGTCGGGTCGTAGAAGTGGGTGTTCAGGTGCCTGTCGAGCCACAGCAGCGCGAAGGCTGCGGTGAGCACGGGGAAGGCCAGCAGGATGAGGAACATCGTCACCAGCTGGTTCCACACGAATATGGGCATTCGGAACATCACCATTCCGGGCGCGCGCAAGGTGAAGATCGTCGTGATGATGTTGACCGCGGTGAAGATCCCGGAGAAGCCGGTCAAGGCGATACCGACTATCCACATGTCCGCGCCTGGGCCGGGTGAGTGGATGGCCTCGGTGATGGGTGCGTAGCCGAACCAGCCGAAGTTGGCAGCGCCATTGTTGGTCAAGAAGCCGCCGGCGAGCATGAGGAAGCCGCCGAGGTAGAGCCAGTAGGAGAGGTTGTTGAAGCGGGGGAACGCCATGTCCGGCGCCCCGATCATCAGGGGCACGAAGTAGTTGCCGAGACCGGCGAACGCGAACGGGCCCAGGAAGACGAACAGCATGATCGTGCCGTGCATCGTGAACAACTGGTTGAACACGTTCTCGGTCACGAAGTGGTTGTCGGGCTTGATCAGCTGGGTGCGGATCCCCTCGGCCAGGCCGCCGGCGAAAAGGAACCCGATGAACGACGTGACCAGGTAGTTGAGGCCGATCTGCTTGTGGTCGGTGCTGGTGATGTACTTGACAAGCCCGTGGGGCCGAGGCCCGGGGACGATCTCCATCAGCGCCGGCTCTTCGAGCCGGGGCGGCTGTTCGGAGGGACGATCCTGGATCAGGGTCATACTTGCCTCTCGGTCGACAGGGAGGTCGGGCAACTGTTCGGCGGGAGCGTGGTTTGGTTCGACTGGCCGGCGGTCGACACCGAGCACGGAGCCTGGCTGGCATACCAGGCGTCGTAGGCGTCCTTGGGCATCACCCGGACCATGAACCGCATATAGGCGTGGTACTGGCCGCAGATGTTGTTGCACTGGCCCTCGAAGGTGCCAGTTCGCGTGACGTTGAAGTCGGCGGTGTTGTCGATGCCGGGGATCAGGTCACGGTTGAAGAGGAACTCCTTGACGTAGAAGGTGTGGACCACGTCCTCGCTGACGAAGTGAAGCTGTACCGTCTCACCGGCGGGCATGTACAGCACCGGCAGGTTGGCCTCGGAGTTGATGTCCAGAGCGTTGGCGACTGTGCCGACCTCCTGGTGGCCGTTCGGGTAGATGAAGCGCCAGCCCCACTGGAACCCGTCGACGGTGATCTTGACCGCCGGGGTCTTGGAGACTGCGTTCACCTTGTTCTCCGCGTTGTACATGAACCCGAACACGACTGCCACGATCAGGAGGGGGATGATCGTGTAGGCAGCCTCGATGGGGATGTGGTACTGGAACTGGGAGGCCTGACGGCTGCTGCCCGGGCGGTGGCGGTACCGCAACACACACCAGAAGATGCCAAATAGCACGATGAGCCCTATGGGCACCGCAAACCAGTACGTGGTGTGCCACAGCTGCCGGGTCCATTGGTCCTGGGTGGTCACGCCGTGGGGGGAACCGAGGTCGGTGCCCAGCAGTCGGGTCGCTAGATCCATAACTTCGCCTAACAATAAGCAGGCGGGCGCGACGGCACCAACCCGGCCGATACCCCGGTGACGTGCGGTTCCGCCCGATTGCCGGACACCGCCGTGAGCATCTATTCTGGTGAGCCGGTCCCACGCGCCCTGGCGCGGGGACGCCACGTCTTTTTCCCCTGCAGAAACCTCGAGGACGACCCGACAGTGCGCACTTTCACGCCCAAGCCCTCCGACATCCAGCGAGTCTGGTACGAGGTCGACGCCGAAGGCGCGGTCCTCGGGCGGCTCGCCACGGAGGTCGCCCGGGTCCTTCGAGGCAAGCACAAGCCGATCTTCGCCCCTCACGTCGACACCGGCGACCACGTGATCGTGGGGAACGCCAGCAAGGTCGTCATGACGGCGGGCAAGTCGGAGAAGAAGGTGCACTACCGCCACTCGGGCTACCCCGGCGGGCTCAGTTCCCGCACCTACGCCGACATGCTCGCCAAGGACCCGGAGGGCACCTTCCGCCTCGCCGTCAAGGGGATGCTCCCAAAGGGCCCCCTCGGACGCCACATGCTGCGCAAGCTGAAGGTGTACGCCGGCCCGTCGCACCCCCACGCCGCCCAGGGCCCCCAGCCACTTCCCGTCGACCCACGCGCTCGCCGGGCCTCCTGAGGAAAGTCGAAACCGCCGTGCCGAAGCCGCTCATCCAGTCCACCGGACGCCGCAAGGCTGCTGTAGCGCGGGTGCGCCTGCGTCCCGGCACCGGGGTCGTGACAGTCAACCGCCGCCCGCTGGAGGAGTACTTCCCGTCGGCGACGCACCGGATGCTCATCACTGAGCCGCTGCGAGTGGTCGAGAAGGCGGAGTCCTACGACGTCGACTGCACGCTCGACGGCGGCGGAGTGTCCGGCCAGGCCGGCGCCCTGCGACTCGGGATCGCACGGGCGATCGCCGGGGTCGAGACCGACCTCCGTGCCCCGCTGAAGCGGGCCGGGTTCCTCACCCGCGACGCCCGGGAGAAGGAGTCCAAGAAGTACGGCCTCAAGAAGGCCCGCAAGGCGCCGCAGTACTCGAAACGCTGAGCGCCCGTGTCGTTGCGCTTCGGCACGGACGGGGTCCGCGGGGCGGCGGGCTCCGAGTTGTCGCCGGAGTTGGTGCTCGCTCTAGGGCGCGCCGCGGCGGCGGTCCTCGGAGGTAGCGAGTTCGTAGTCGGTCGGGATACGCGGCTGTCCGGACCGATGCTCCAGGCAGCCCTGTCGGCGGGCATCGCGGCGGAGGGCCTGGACGTCGTGGACATCGGGGTCGCCCCGACACCCGCCGTCGCCGCCGTCGCCGCCGCCCGGGGCGTTGCTGCGGCGGTGATATCCGCCTCGCACAACCCCTACCACGACAACGGCATCAAGCTTCTGGCACCCGGCGGCCTCAAGCTCAACGACGACGAGGAGCAGCAGATCGAGCGCGCCGTCGCCGCCCGGTCAGCGGTTGCATCCGGCGCACCGCCGGCGATCGGGCGACTGCGCTCTGACGACGAAGCGATCCCGTGGTACTGCCGGCGGGTGGTCGACTCGCTAGGAGGGCGCAGGGTGGACGGGATCCGGGTGGTGGTCGACTGCGCCAATGGAGCCGCTACTCCCACCGCCGAGCGCATACTGGCTCAGGCGGGGGCGGACGTCGTGCATGTGATCGCCGCGCAACCGGACGGAACCAACATCAACGAGCGTTGCGGGTCGACGGACCCGTCGTTGCTGGCCGAGTCGGTGAGGGCTCACGGGGCCGATGTGGGCTTGGCGCTCGACGGGGACGCAGACCGGGTGCTCGCGGTGGACGAGCACGGCGAAATCGTCGACGGGGACAGGTTGCTTGCGATGTTCGCCGTCGATCTCCGTGAGCGGGACCGGTTGGCGGGTAACACGCTGGTGGTTACCGTGATGTCGAACCTCGGCTTGCAGAAGGCGATGGAGGACGCCGGAGTACGCGTGCACCGCACGGCGGTGGGCGACCGCAACGTGCTCGAGGCTCTCGACGGCAATGGTTGGTCTCTCGGCGGTGAACAGTCGGGTCACATCATCTTCCGCGAGCTCGCCACCACCGGCGACGGTGTGCTGTCGGGCCTGCTTCTGCTGGACCTGCTGAGGCGGTCGGGGCGCAAGCTCTCGGAGTTGGCAGCGGAGTCGATGGTCAGCATGCCGCAGGTGTTGCGCAACGTGGAGATCCCGCCGGGCTCGCCTCCGATTTCGGACTCGGCGCGGTTGTCGAACGAGATCCGTGCGGTAGAGGACGAGCTCGGAACGGGAGGCCGGGTGGTCCTGAGGGCGTCGGGCACCGAGCCGCTCGTCAGGGTCATGGTCGAGGCGCAGACTGAGCACGCTGCGGCATCCGCTGCCCAGCGCCTGGTCGACGCGGTCGAGGAGGCGGCACGAGGTTGAAGCCTCGCCGCAGTTCGGCGGTCAGGGCGTCATCGGTTGCCGTGGCGCTCTCCGCCGCCCTCACGTTGGCGTCATGTTCGAGCGGTCCGGCCCACAACGCGGCGCGTACCACCACGACAGCAGCGCGAAGCACCACAAGCCCGACAGCGGGCACGTCGACCACGGGGGCCGCGTCCACGACCGCGCCCGCGGCTGGGGCGGGATTCTGCGGCTTCCTGCAGACCTCGCAGGCGCACTACTCCCACGTCGTCTGGATCTGGATGGAGAACCACCCGTTCCAGTCGGTGATCGGCTCGCCGTCAGCGCCCTTCGAGAACCAGGTGGCGGCGCAATGCGGGTTGGCGACCAACTATCACAACGTCACCCACCCGAGCCTTCCCAACTACATCGCGGCCACATCGGGGCTGGGGCGGAGCGAGCTGGGCCGCTTCTCGTCGGACTGCGACCCGAGCCCGTCCTGCACTGCCTCGCCGGGAACGGCGAGCATCTTCTCGCAGGCGCCGAGCTGGCGGGCCTACGAAGAGTCGATGCCTGCCCCTTGCACCAAAGGCAGTTCGGACGACTACGCGGCCAGGCACAACCCGCCCGTGTACTACCCGTCGCTCGCGCCGGCGTGCGGCTCCGACGACGTGGCGATCGGCAACCTCTACCACGACCTCAGCGCCGGGACGTTGCCGGCGTTCGCGTTCGTCACGCCGAACCTCATCGACGACACCCACAACGGGAGCGTGGCTGACGGTGACAACTGGCTGCGTACGGCGATCCACGCGATCACAACCAGCCAGCAGTACAGGAGCGGGACGGTGGCGGTGTTCGTGGTGTGGGACGAAGGCGAGGGAGGAAGCGTGTCGGACTGCGCGACCAACACAACCGACGTCGGGTGCCACGTGCCGGCGCTGGTCCTGAGTGCCAGCACGCGGCCGGGGACCGCCAACGGCGGTCTCTTCAACCACTACTCGCTGCTCCGTACCGCCGAGGACCTTCTGGGCCTGCCGGCGCTCGGCCAAGCGGCCAGCGCATCGAGCATGGCGCCCGCGTTCGGCCTTTCGGGCTAGTCGTCAGCCGATACCCATTGCGTCGCTGTTGTCGACCCCCGGGACCGACCGAAGCTTCACCTCGCGCATCAAGAAGGACAACAGAAAAGCGAGCACCGCTACCGGCAGCGCGTACATGAACGCCTGGTCCATGCCGTGAGTAAACGACTCGCCGGTTCCCTTCACCAGCCCGTACAGCTTCACGTAGTGCGGGCCGTTGGTCTTCTCCTGCAGTATCAGGACCGCCCCGAGAACGGCTGCACCGATCGCGCCGCCGAGGGTCCGGAAGAACGTCACCGACGCGGTGCCGGTTCCCATGAACTCGAAGGGGATCGAGTTCTGCACCGCCAGGATCAGCACCTGCATGAAGAGCCCGAGGCCCATACCGACCATGAGCAGCATGCCCGCGAGCGCCCACGCGTCGGTCGAGGTCGTGATGGTGGTCATGATCCCGATCGCGGCGGCGAGGATGGCGGTACCCGAGACCACGAACCACTTGTACCGACCGATACGCGAGATCAGTCGCCCCGAAATGATCGACGTGCTGAGCATCCCGACCATCATCGGAAGCATCCGCATGCCCGACATCGTCGGGCTCACGCCCCGAACAGTCTGGAAATAGAGAGGCAGGAAGATCAACGACCCGAACATCACCGATCCGGTCACGAAACCGAGCACGTTCGCGACTGTGAAGACACGGTCCTTGAACAGCTGGAGCGGGATGATCGGTTCGGGCGCCTTGGACTCCCACCAGCCGAAGGCGGCTATCAGCAGGATGCCGACTATCCCGAAGGCCATCGACGAGGTGGTCAACTTGGCCTTGCTGCCTGCATCCTGAACGCCGACGAGGAACAGCGACACGCCGCCCACGATCAGTAGCGCACCGAGGATGTCCACCTTCGAGCTCCGTGTCACAGGGTCGAGGTGCAGGAACCGGTTGACGACAAGCAGCGCGACGGCCCCGATCGGCAGGTTCACGTAGAAGACCCAACGCCATGACGCCTGGTCGACCAGGAAGCCCCCGATGAGGGGGCCAATGACGCTTGAAACGCCGAACACTGCTCCGAAGTAGCCCTGGTACCGTCCGCGATCGCGCGGCGCGATCACGTCGCCGATGATCGCCATAGCGAGCGTCATCAGCCCGCCGGCGCCGACGCCCTGAACGCCGCGGAAGATGATCAGCTCGTACATGTTCTGCGACAGGCCGGAGAGCGCGCTGCCGATCAAGAAGATGACTATCGCCACCTGGAAGATCCTCTTGCGCCCGAACTGATCGCTGATCTTGCCGTACAGGGGAGTGCTTGCAGTGGAGGTGAGAAGGTAGGCGGTGACGACCCAGCTGTAGAGGTCGAGACGGTGGAAGTCGCGGCTGATAGTGGTCAGCGCGGTCGACACGATCGTCTGGTCGAGGCTGGCCAGAAGGAGACCGAGCATGAGCCCGGACATGATCAAGAGAATCTGGCGGTGCGAGTAGCCCGGCGCAGCCTCGGGCCGTGCTTGGGTGACCGTCAACGCCGGCCCCTCGCGGTTCCCCCGCGGCGCGGTGGCGCGGCGAGCCCGCCGGCTAGCTGCGCGAATGCCTCCTCTATCAGAGCGGCCAGCGACGCCTCACCGTGCTTGGCGCTCCAGCGGAAATAGGCGACCCTGCAGGCGCTGCAGGCCGCGGCCACGACGACGCCCGGGTAGAGGTCGGCTTCCGGGTCGAGCCCGGTGCGCTCGGCGACCGCAGAGACCAGAGCCCGCTCGATCTGCTCGAAGCTCGCCGCGACGCTGGACATCAGGTGGGGGTCGCTGCGGATCAGGTCGAAGCGCCGGAGACGCTCTTCGTCATCGACCGTGCGGCGTGCCGCGTCCTCTTCGAGCACCGCCTGCAGAGCGGTGAGCGGGTGCTCGCCGGCGGGACGCGCCAGGAGGGCCAGCCGTATCGCCTCCGGGCGATCAGGGTCGTGGTCGACGATCGCCTCCTCCTTCGAGGCGAAGTAGGACCAGAAGGTTCGCGGCGCCACGCCCGCTCGCTCGCTGATCGCGTCCACCGTCGCCCCGGAGAGGCCGTGCTTCTCGACGAGGTCGATCGCGGCGAGGTGGATCGCTCTCTTCGTGGCTTGCTTCTTGCGTTCCCGGTGCGAGGGCGCCAGCTCCATCGTGGACACCCGGACAAGGTACCGCAAAAAACTGCACGCTGTGCAAAAACGCACAGCGTGCAGTTTAAGGCGGGGTGGCGGTATGGCGGGATGGAGACGGGAGGGCAGGCCCTGGGGAGCCGCCCCCTACCAGTACCCTTGAGCGTCATGTGCGGGATCGTCGCCGTCCTCGCCCGGTCGTCGAGCCGTCCCGCGCCGGACCCCGAGGTGGTTCTGTCAGTGCTGGAGCAGGCTGCGGGCGCGCTGGCATCGGTCGATATCTCCGGCGGCGACATCACGGCGGTCGAGGAGGTCACGCGGAGTCTGCGGGAGGTCGACTCCTCGCTGCGTTCGACGCCCGGCCTGAGGAGCCTGCTGTCGTCTCCGGGCCTCATCGACGCTGTCGACGGTCTCGCGGAGCGGATCGGGATGCGCACACGGGAGCTCGAAGCCGCCCTCGACGGCGCGTCGGTGAACTTCGAGCCGAGCGATCAGGAGCGGGTCAACTCGGCCCTGGTCGGCCTGAAGGATGCCTGGTGGTCAATAAGCAACGACCGGCTCGGCGCCGCCCGAGCCGTCGCCGACCTGATCGCCGAGCTCGACGGACCGCCGCAGAACCTTGACGGCTGGTGGGCGATCCAGGTCGCGCTCGCGTCGATCGACAGGCTCGAAGTCAGGGGTCGTGACTCCGCCGGGGTGCAGGTGCTGGTGGCCGGCCACGGTCTGGACCTCGAGGACCCAGGCGTGCGCCTCGCCGTCGAGTCCAGGTCGGCGGACTCGCTTTTCACGTCCGGCTCGTTGAGAGTGGTGCAGGACAGCCTCGCCTTCGTGTACAAGGCTGCGGCAGAGATCGGTGAGCTCGGGGACAACGTCAGGGCCATACGCGCAGCCATACGCGGCGACAGGCTGCTTGCGGCCGCGATCAGCGCGCCCGGGGCACGGGTGACGGTACTCGGGCACACCCGCTGGGCGAGCGTCGGCATCATCTCGCAGCCCAACGCCCACCCGGTCAACTCCGAGGAGCTCGACCGGCCGGGTAACCCGTACGTGGCGGCTGTGCTCAACGGCGACGTGGACAATCACGCGGACCTCAGGGTGACCGACTCGGTGTGCGTCGCGCCCGAGGTGACGACCGACGCGAAAGTGATCCCGGTCCTATTCGCCAGGGCGATATCCGCCGGCGCGGGCATTGACGCCGGCTTCCGCTCGACGGTGGGACGATTCGACGGGTCGGTGGCGATCGCAGCATCGGTGGCCTCGGAGCCGGACTCGCTGCACCTGGCGCTCTGCGGGTCGGGGCAGTCGCTCTACGTCGGGCTGGCCGAGGACGCCTACGTGATCGCGAGCGAACCCTACGGGCTGGTCGAGGAGACGGATCGCTACGTCCGCATGGACGGGGAGTCATCTCGCGGGCAGGTGGTCGTCCTCGGCCGTTCCGAGGCGGGCCGCATCGGGGGTATGAGGCGCTACCGATACGACGGCCGGGAGCTGCCGGTATCGGAGGCCGACGTGACCGTCGCCGAGATCACCACCCGGGACGTCGACCGTGGCGGATTCCAGCACTTCTTGTTGAAAGAGCTGACGGAGGCCCCGGCTTCGTTCCGCAAGACCCTCCGGGGACGGATCGCGACCGGCCCGGACGGGAAGCTGTGCGTCCGGCTAGGCCCGGTGACGATGCCGCCAGAGTTGGCGGACGCCTTGGCAGACGGGCGAATCGACAGGATCGTCGTCGTCGGGCAGGGAACCGCCGCGGTCGCCGGTCAGGCCGTCGCTGCCGCGATCTCGCGGTGCCTCCCGGGGATGCCGGTCTCGGCCCAACCGGCGACGGAGCTGTCCGGTTTCGGGCTTCAGGACGACATGAGCCGAACGGTCGTCATAGCGATCAGCCAGTCGGGGACCACGACAGACACCAACCGCACGGTCGACCTGGCGCGGACGCGCGGCGCACACGTCGTGTGCGTGGTGAATCGGCGCAACAGCGATCTCGTCTCCAAGTCGCACGGCGTGTTGTACACGTCAGATGGGCGTGACGTGGAGATGAGCGTTGCATCGACCAAGGCCTTCTACGCGCAGGTCGCGGCGGGCTGGTTGCTCGCAGGCGCATTCGCACAGGCGGCCGGCGTTGCCGGCGACGGTCTTGCCCCGGTCCTGGAGAGCCTCAGGGACCTGCCGTCGGCGATGGAGAAGGTGCTGGCGAGGCGCGAGGACATCGGTCGCATAGCGGCGTCGGTGGCGCCTCCGCGCCGTTACTGGGCCGTGGTGGGGAGCGGGCCCGACAGGATCGCAGCAGCCGAGGTCCGTATCAAGCTCTCGGAGCTCTGCTACCGGTCCATCTCCAGCGACGCCACCGAGGACAAGAAACACATCGACCTCTCGTGCGAGCCGATGATCCTGGTATGCGCGCCAGGGCTGCGCGGCTCCAATGCGGACGACGTCGCGAAGGAGGTTGCGATCTACCAGGCGCACAAGGCCGCTCCTGTGGTGGTGGTCGCCGACGGCGAAGCCAAACGCTTCGAGGCTTTCGCGCGCGACCTGATCACGGTGCCGAAGGTGGACCCGAACCTGTCATTCGTGCTGGCGGCGATGGCGGGCCATATCTTCGGGTACGAGGCGGCCCTTTCGATCGACGGCCAGGCACGCCCGCTGCGCGCCGCGCGCGCCGCGATCGAGCATGCCATCGAGAAGATGCCGGCCGGACATGAAGACCGGCTTCTCGATCGGCTCGCCGCGGAGTTGGAGCAGGCCGTGCAGCCGTTCATGCGGGGTCTTCGTGACGGCAGCTACAACGGCAACCTCGAGGCCTCCACCGCCGTGCGTCTCGTGTCGCTGCTTCGTTATGCGACAGGGCTGCTGCCGCTCGAGGGTTACGAGCACGAGACAGGGAAGATCGGCACACCCGAAGCGTTGGTGTCGGACCTGCTCGACGCGCTGAACGCCGGCGTGGACGAGCTCACCCGTCCGGTCGACGCAATCAAACACCAGGCCAAGACCGTCACCGTCGGCATCTCGCGAAGCGAGGACGCCCTGTTCGGTGTCCCCCTGGTGAAGGCAACGCTGTCCGCCGGCGCCGCACCCGACACCCTCGGCTACCGCGCCCTGCGCACGCTCGGGGCTCTCGACGAGGCTGTCGAAGAGGTGCTCGGCTACACCCGGTACCGGGTGGAGTGGAGGGCGCCGGTCGCCCCAACCGCGTCGGTGATCGACCAGGGCGGCATAGCAACGAGCCTGCCCTCGCGCACGGCGACGGATCCCCGGTTGCGAGGCACCAAGCACCGCGCCGCTGAGGAGCGGGAGGTCACCGTCGCGCGGGGCGCCAGCGACGGCAGGACCGTCATCCTCATCCCGGAGGTAAAGGGCGCCCAGGTGACCGGCATGACCCTGCTGCATGTCCGGTTCGCCGACGTGCTCCCGGCCGATGCGGCAAAGCGGGTCCTTTCCGGATACCGCACCCGCTACTCCGCGCTCGCTGACGCCGTCACCGAGACAGAGCCGGCGTTCGACGACGAGCGTCTCGGACACGAGCCGATCGTCGATCTGCTCACCGAACCTGTGTACGCGCTGGCGGCGAGATGGAGAGGCTCGGGAGTCGCTTGAAGGCGCGAACCTCTCTGAGTGGAGCGCTCGTGGGAATTGGCATCGACTCGGTAGATCTCCCGCGCTTCGCTGCCGTCTTGAAGCGCCGGCCGTCGATTGCCGGCCGCGTGTTCACCCCTGGGGAGCAGGCGTTCGCGAACCGCCTCGCGAACCCCGTGCCGTCTCTCGCGGCCCGCTTCGCGGCCAAGGAAGCCGCCATGAAGGCGCTCGGGGTGGGCCTCGGGTCGATCGACTGGACCGACGTGGAAGTGGTCCGCAACGCCGGCGAGGCACCGTTCCTGTCGGTAACCGGCCGAGCAGCCGTGCTGGCCGAGGCCATGGGAGTGTCGGGGTGGCAGGTCTCGTTGACCCACACGGACACGGTCGCGTCCGCCGTAGTGGCAGCGCTGACGTGATACCGGTCCTCACGCCGACCGAGATGTCCGGCGTCGACCGATCGGCGCCCGAACCGGTCGGGGTGCTCGTAGAAAGAGCCGGCTTTGCGGTGGCCCGCGCCGCCCGCACTCTCATGGCCGGCACCTACGGGCGGCGGGTGGTCGTCGTCGCGGGACCCGGAAACAACGGAGCCGACGGACGGGTCGCAGCCCGCGTCCTGTCCCGGTGGGGCGCGTCCGTGGAGGTTCTCGACGCCGTCGGCGCCGCCCGGATGAAGATCCTGCCCGGATGCGATCTGGTCGTCGACGCCGCGTTCGGAACCGGTCTGAGCCGCGCCTACTCGCCACCTGATCCGGGGGGAGCGCGCGTCATGGCAGTTGACATTCCGTCGGGCCTGTCCGGCCTCACCGGGAAGGCTGTGGG is from Acidimicrobiales bacterium and encodes:
- a CDS encoding holo-ACP synthase, with protein sequence MKARTSLSGALVGIGIDSVDLPRFAAVLKRRPSIAGRVFTPGEQAFANRLANPVPSLAARFAAKEAAMKALGVGLGSIDWTDVEVVRNAGEAPFLSVTGRAAVLAEAMGVSGWQVSLTHTDTVASAVVAALT
- a CDS encoding SIS domain-containing protein, yielding MCGIVAVLARSSSRPAPDPEVVLSVLEQAAGALASVDISGGDITAVEEVTRSLREVDSSLRSTPGLRSLLSSPGLIDAVDGLAERIGMRTRELEAALDGASVNFEPSDQERVNSALVGLKDAWWSISNDRLGAARAVADLIAELDGPPQNLDGWWAIQVALASIDRLEVRGRDSAGVQVLVAGHGLDLEDPGVRLAVESRSADSLFTSGSLRVVQDSLAFVYKAAAEIGELGDNVRAIRAAIRGDRLLAAAISAPGARVTVLGHTRWASVGIISQPNAHPVNSEELDRPGNPYVAAVLNGDVDNHADLRVTDSVCVAPEVTTDAKVIPVLFARAISAGAGIDAGFRSTVGRFDGSVAIAASVASEPDSLHLALCGSGQSLYVGLAEDAYVIASEPYGLVEETDRYVRMDGESSRGQVVVLGRSEAGRIGGMRRYRYDGRELPVSEADVTVAEITTRDVDRGGFQHFLLKELTEAPASFRKTLRGRIATGPDGKLCVRLGPVTMPPELADALADGRIDRIVVVGQGTAAVAGQAVAAAISRCLPGMPVSAQPATELSGFGLQDDMSRTVVIAISQSGTTTDTNRTVDLARTRGAHVVCVVNRRNSDLVSKSHGVLYTSDGRDVEMSVASTKAFYAQVAAGWLLAGAFAQAAGVAGDGLAPVLESLRDLPSAMEKVLARREDIGRIAASVAPPRRYWAVVGSGPDRIAAAEVRIKLSELCYRSISSDATEDKKHIDLSCEPMILVCAPGLRGSNADDVAKEVAIYQAHKAAPVVVVADGEAKRFEAFARDLITVPKVDPNLSFVLAAMAGHIFGYEAALSIDGQARPLRAARAAIEHAIEKMPAGHEDRLLDRLAAELEQAVQPFMRGLRDGSYNGNLEASTAVRLVSLLRYATGLLPLEGYEHETGKIGTPEALVSDLLDALNAGVDELTRPVDAIKHQAKTVTVGISRSEDALFGVPLVKATLSAGAAPDTLGYRALRTLGALDEAVEEVLGYTRYRVEWRAPVAPTASVIDQGGIATSLPSRTATDPRLRGTKHRAAEEREVTVARGASDGRTVILIPEVKGAQVTGMTLLHVRFADVLPADAAKRVLSGYRTRYSALADAVTETEPAFDDERLGHEPIVDLLTEPVYALAARWRGSGVA